GCCATAAAGGCAGCACGATATGCGAATGAGGTGCCTGGGCAGGCTTTCTGGCGACAGTCGCTTATTCCATTTGGCGCTGATAGTACGGTTTATTAACAGCCTGGAACGGATAACGGACAGTGAATGAATAATCAAAGCGTCGACGGAAAGTCATCATGGCAAGCTACGAGCGACCACGACAGATGACGGACGGTGGCGGCAGGTAAACAGGTACCAGCGGCGGGTTAAAATATCAGCGGCAGGTAAAGAGAGATATAAGCGTCGAGTGCGAGAGAACAGCGGGATCGCTTACCTAAGGGCCACGATCCCGCTTTACTTACAGCTCTTGCTCAAACAGATTCAGGATAGCTTCATAAAGTTGTTTTACGGTAAAGGCGCGCGCCGGGGTAATAAAAATGGTGTCGTCACCGGCAATAGTCCCAAGGATCCCTTCCGCTTTACCTAATGAGTCCAGCAGGCGCGCGATCAGCTGCGCTGCGCCAGGGCTGGTATGAATCACCACCAGCGCATCATTGTAATCAATATCCAATACCAGATTTTTAAGCGGTGAAGTGGTGGTTGGCACCCCCAGTTCGGCTGGCAGGCAATAGACCATCTCCATCTTGGCGTTACGGGTACGCACCGCACCAAACTTAGTCAGCATGCGGGAAACTTTCGACTGATTGATATTGTCGAAGCCTTCTTCCTGTAGAGCGGTCACGATCTCGCCCTGCGAGCTGAATTTTTCTTCTTTCAGCAAAGCTTTAAACGCTTTAATCAGATCTTCTTGTTTAGATGGGTTACGCATAGGCTACCGATAATATAAAAACAGTGTGAAGCCCGGCCTGCAGGCGATACATTATTATGCATTTAAATGAATGTTTATGCAAATAAGCGGCGGCGAATAATAGCTTTGCCGCGCAGTGGGCGCGCATTTTACCAGACTTTCCGCGCAGAGAAAATTTACGCTGAGCGCATAGCTATGGCAGACGAAGTGAAGGAATTGTTATAAAATTGATGTTGTTCTGCTAAGCGCGAACGGTGTAAGGTATTGCTGATTAATCAATCTGTATCCGGTTACGATCAGTGTCGGTTCTGTACGTAATGCGGTCATTTTCACCCGTTTTCGCTGGTGGTTTGTGCCTTGCTACGCAAAACGATGACAACGTCCTCGCTATTACTTCTCAGGTCCTCCAGCATTGTACCCCGCTGGATTCCGGCATTTTTCTGCTCACAATAATAAGGAGTTTAGGATGAAAGTTGCAGTTCTCGGTGCGGCTGGTGGTATCGGCCAGGCACTCGCACTTCTGCTAAAAACCCAGCTGCCTGCGGGTTCAGAACTCTCTCTGTACGATATTGCTCCCGTAACGCCCGGTGTGGCCGTTGATTTAAGCCACATTCCTACACCGGTTAAAATCAAAGGGTTCAGCGGTGAAGATGCAACGCCTGCGCTGCAGGGCGCCGATGTAGTATTGATCTCTGCCGGCGTGGCGCGTAAGCCGGGTATGGATCGCTCCGACCTGTTTAATGTTAACGCCGGCATCGTGCGCAACCTGATTGAGCAGGTGGCGAAAACCGCCCCTAAAGCGCTGATCGGCATCATTACCAACCCGGTTAACACCACTGTCGCCATTGCCGCGGAAGTGCTGAAAAAAGCCGGCGTGTACGATAAAAATCGTCTGTTCGGCGTGACGACGCTGGATATCATCCGCTCTAATACGTTTGTTGCCGAGCTGAAAGGCAAACAGCCGACCGAGCTGAACGTGCCGGTGGTGGGTGGGCATTCTGGCGTAACCATTCTGCCGTTGCTTTCTCAGGTGCCTGGCGTTTCTTTCAGCGAGCAGGAAGTGGCTGATCTGACCAAACGTATCCAGAATGCGGGTACCGAAGTGGTGGAAGCGAAGGCGGGTGGCGGATCCGCTACGCTGTCGATGGGGCAGGCAGCGGCACGCTTTGGCCTGTCGCTGGTACGCGCGCTGCAGGGTGAAAGCAACGTGGTTGAATGCGCCTATGTTGAAGGCGATGGCGAGTATGCCCGTTTCTTCTCGCAGCCGCTGCTGCTGGGTAAAGAGGGCGTTGCCGAGCGTCGTCCGATTGGCCAACTGAGCGACTTTGAACAAAAAGCGCTGGAAGGCATGCTGGATACGTTGAAGAAAGATATTCAGCTGGGCGAAGAGTTTGTTAAGTAAGATCGCGCCTGTGAAAAAGGGAGCCTGAGGCTCCCTTTTTTCTTGTCGGGCAGCGACTATTGCGCCGGATATTCCTGAATGGTGGCTTTCAGCGTCAGTTTGCGATCGTTACGAATAACCTGCACATCAATGACCGAGCCTGGGCGTATCTCCGCCACCTGATCCATGGTTTCCTGCGCAGAAACGGCGGGCTTGCCGTTTACGTTAATAATCAGATCGTTAACCTGAATACCGGCTTTGGCTGCCGGGCCTTCCGGCGCAACGTTATTCACCACGATGCCCTGGATATGATCCATTCCGGCATTCTGCCCATGCAGCGGCGGCACTTCGCGGCCGGTAATGCCGATATAGCCACGAATAACCCGCCCGTCACGGATCAGCTTATCCATAATTTTGGTTGCCAGTGCGGTAGGAATTGCAAAGCCGATGCCTTCAGGCGTTTCACCATCGTTACTTTTATCGAAAGAGAGCGTATTGATGCCCATCAGCTCGCCCAGCGAGTTGATTAGCGCGCCGCCTGAGTTACCCCGATTAATCGAGGCGTCGGTTTGCAGAAAGTTTTGCCGTCCGGAAGGGCTTAAGCCAACGCGGCCAGTGGCGCTGATGATGCCCTGCGTTACGGTTTGTCCCAGGTTATAAGGATTACCGATAGCCATTACGATATCGCCGACATGCGCGATACGTTCACGGTTAATGGGAATCACCGGTAAATTCGTCGCGGTGATTTTCAGCACCGCCAGATCGGTCAGGCTATCCGAACCGACCAGCATGGCTTCAATAAAGCGTCCGTCCTGTAACGCGACGATAATCTGATCGGCGCCGTTAATGACGTGACGGTTAGTCAGGATATAACCTTTATTGTTCATTATCACGCCGGAGCCGAGCGTGGTAATGCCTCGCCCGTTACTGCTCGACGCGCTGCGGTTATAAACGTTTACCACGGCCGGAACGGCGCGGCGTACACCCTGATTAAAGCTAAATGGCGTTTGATCGGCGCTGCTTTCCGGTTCGGAAAGCAAACTGTTGCCGATGCGCAACGCGGGCATCACCGCCAGTAAAATACCTGCGACGATCAGCCCCAGAACTACCGAGCGCAAGAGTTTAGGAAACATGATGTTAAGCTATATCGGAAAAGAACTGGGGCAGAATATCATGACTCAGGCGGACACACACGAGCTTGTGTCCGCCATATGCCAGGGCTTGTTAGCGCAGCAGCAAGTAGAGGCTCTCACCGCCACGTACCACATTCAGCGCCAGGAAAGGCGGCTTGCTGGCCAATACCTTACGCATCTCGTCCAGATTCTGCACCCGCGTGCGGTTAACGCCGATGATGACATCATCTTTTTGCAAACCGATCTGTTCGGCTGGCGTGCCTTTCTGGACGCTGTCAACCTTCACGCCTTTATTACCATCCGGCAGCTGACCATCGCTGAGCGATGCGCCCTGTAACGCTGGGGTCATCAGTTCATCGCTGTTCATGCTGCGCGCGCTGGCATCCAGTTTCACCATCACGCTCAGCGGCTTCCCTTCGCGCAGCAGGCCGATTTTGACCTCTTTGCCCGGCGGCGTGGTGCCGATTTTTACCCGCAGTTCGGCAAAGCTGGTAATCGGTTTATCATCTACGGAGGTAATAATGTCGCCAGATTTAATTCCGGCGGTTGCTGCCGCGGACTTAGGCAGAACTTCCGAGACAAATGCGCCGCGCTGCGCATCGACGTTAAAGGCGCGCGCCATATCGGCGGTCATTTCCGTGCCCTTAATGCCCAACTGACCGCGTTTAACTTCGCCGGTCTCAATCAGCTGCTTAGCCAGTTCCATCGCCATATTGCCCGGGATCGCGAAGCCGATACCAATATTGCCGCCGCTGGAAGCAAGAATCGCGGTATTGATGCCGATCAGCTCGCCGTTCAGATTGACCAGCGCGCCGCCCGAGTTGCCGCGGTTAATGGCGGCATCGGTCTGGATAAAGTTTTCCAGGCCTTCCAGGTTCAGGCCGCTGCGGCCCAGCGCAGAGATAATGCCTGAGGTGGCGGTTTGGCCAAGGCCAAATGGGTTGCCGATGGCGATAGCGAAGTCGCCGACCCGTAACTGGTCGGAATTCGCGACGGTTACCTGCGTCAGGTTTTTCGCATTCTGGATCTGAATCAGCGCAATGTCGGTTTGGTCATCGCGGCCCAGCAGTTTGGCGTCATATTCACGGCCATCGTTCAGCTGCACGCTAATCTTATCGGCCCCGTTAACCACATGATTGTTGGTTAATACATAGCCTTTCTGCGCATCGATAATGACCCCTGACCCTAAGCCTTCAAATGGCTGAGGCTGCGCATCGCCCTGTCCCTGACCAAAAAAGCGTTTTAACGGCTCAGGCAGGTCCTGCGCCGCGTCTTCGGTCGATGTGCCTTCAACATGCACGCTGACCACCGCCGGCAACACTTTTTCCAGCATCGGCGCCAGGCTGGGCAGCGCCTGATTCTGAACCTGGGCAGGCAGCGACGCCATGGCTGAAGGCGCCAGGGTCAAATTTAAACCAACGGCCAGGGATACCGCGCTCAACAATAATGATTTTTTCTTCATCGTTACGACGCTCTCGCTGCTCAACAGGGAAAAGACAGGCTTGCTTGCCAGCGCAGGCGGCTGGCTTGATAAAGCAAAAAGAAACAGGGCGCTGGCGCGCCCCGGGGATCAGTTGCGCGGGGTGCGTTCACCACCACGCAGCAAACCGGATGCATTTTCTGAATAATCGCGAGGGATCTGAACCGGCGCCTGATCGTTATCCGCTTCCGCTTCGGTAAGCTGATAAGCGAACGGGTTTTTCTCACCCGGCAGGTCAGGCAGCAGATCGTTAGATCCTTTCGCCATATGCTGATAAAGCTGGCGATAATCACGCGCCATGTTATCCAGCAGCTCTGCGCTATGAGCAAAGTGGTTGGTCAGCTCTTCACGGTAATCCGCCAGCTCCGCTTTGGATTTCTCCAGTTCATACTGCAGGCTGCGCTGCTCACGCAATTTTTTATTACCAAAACGCATGGCGACAGCGCCGATAATAATACCAATGACTAAACCAATTAGCCCGTATTCCCAGGTCATAATGACTCCCGTATTGTCCTCGTTGTTCCGTAGGGCGTTCCACTTCAATAGTAGCCACTATAACCGTTAATCTTATGGAAGTGGAATCCTGCGGCAGCATCGCTTAGTGTAGAACGAACTTTTTTTCGACAAACAGGCAGTTGCCTGACATTTTTTTAGGAAAGCAGGATCACGAATGCAAACGATGTCTCCGCTGGCGCGTTATCAGCAGGCGTTGGATAAAGGTGAATATCAGCCTGATGAAGTCCAGCATGCCGCGATTAGCCGCTTAGATGCGATTCAGCAAGCGCTTATCGCGCGTCAACCTTCCGCCGCTCAGTCCGCTTCAGGCTGGCGCGGCAAGCTTAATAAGCTGCTGGGAAAAGAAAAAAACAGTCATCAACCACCGGTGCGCGGGCTCTATATGTGGGGCGGCGTCGGGCGCGGCAAGACGTGGGTGATGGATCTCTTTTTTCAGTCTATTCCTGGGGAGCGCAAGCTGCGGCTGCATTTCCACCGTTTTATGCTGCGGGTGCATGAAGAGTTAACCGCGCTGCAGGGCGAAAGCGATCCGCTGGAAATCGTGGCGGATCGCTTTAAAGCGCAGGCGGATGTGCTGTGCTTCGATGAGTTTTTCGTCTCTGATATTACCGACGCCATGCTGCTGGGCACCCTGATGGAAGCGCTGTTCGCGCGCGGCATTACCCTGGTGGCCACCTCGAATATTCCCCCGGATGAGCTTTACCGCAACGGCCTGCAGCGCGCGCGCTTTTTACCCGCCATTGAACAGATTAAGCAGCACTGCGAGATCATGAATGTCGATGCGGGCATCGATTACCGGCTGCGTACGTTAACCTCAGCGCATCTGTGGATGTCGCCGTTGAGCGAAGAAACGCGTCAGGCGATGAGCCGCATGTTTATCGCGTTGGCGGGGCAGGCGGCCGAAGAGAAACCGGTGCTGGAGATTAATCATCGCCAGCTGCCGACGCAGGGCGTAGAGAAGGGCGTACTGGCGATCGATTTCGCCACGCTGTGCGGGGAAGGGCGTAGCCAGCACGATTACATTGAACTGTCGCGACGTTTTCACAGCGTGCTGCTGCTGGATGTGCCAGTGATGCAGGCGCGCAGCGAAGACCGGGCGCGCCGCTTCCTGGCGTTAGTGGATGAATTTTACGAACGCCACGTTAAGCTGGTGGTTTCCGCTGAGGCGTCGCTGTTTGAGATTTATCAGGGCGAGCGGCTGAAGTTTGAATATCAGCGCTGCCTGTCGCGCCTGCAGGAGATGCAAAGCGAAGAGTATTTGCGCTTAAAGCATCTCACCTGAGAATGCACTTTTTTTGTCGAAAAGTGATCGATCTTTGGCAACGACTTCTCTATAATCTTGCGACCCCACGTTACGGCAAAGTTTTTTTTCCCAGAAACTTTGTAGCACCGGCAAAACTGTCCGAGGGGGTGGCTTGCTGGTCGATAAGGTCGTGTGAGCCTCAACCGTTTATTCAAGCGTTTGGGATTTCACCAACGTGTAACTTAATTTGGGTAAGCTTTTAGATGAAAACTTTTACAGCTAAGCCAGAAACCGTCCAACGTGACTGGTATGTCGTTGACGCGACGGGCAAAACTTTAGGTCGTTTAGCGACTGAACTGGCTCGCCGTCTGCGTGGCAAGCATAAAGCGGAATACACTCCGCACGTTGATACTGGTGATTACATCATCGTTCTGAACGCAGAAAAAGTTGCCGTAACCGGTAACAAGCGTAGCGATAAGATCTATTACCATCACACCGGTCACATCGGTGGTATCAAGCAAGCGACCTTCGAAGAGATGATTGCTCGCCGTCCTGAGCGCGTAATTGAAATCGCGGTTAAAGGTATGCTGCCGAAGGGCCCGCTGGGTCGTGCTATGTACCGTAAACTGAAAGTTTACGCGGGCAACGAGCACAACCATGCGGCACAGCAACCGCAAGTTCTTGACATTTAATCGGGATTACAGGCAATGGCTGAGAATCAAAACTACGGCACTGGTCGCCGCAAAAGCTCTTCCGCTCGCGTCTTTATCAAGCCGGGTAGCGGTAACATCGTTATCAACCAGCGTTCTCTGGAACAGTACTTCGGTCGTGAAACTGCCCGCATGGTAGTTCGTCAGCCGCTGGAACTGCTGGATCTGGTTGGTAAATTCGATCTCTACATCACCGTTAAAGGTGGTGGTATCTCTGGTCAGGCTGGTGCGATCCGTCACGGTATCACCCGCGCTCTGATGGAGTACGACGAGTCCCTGCGTGGCGAACTGCGTAAAGCTGGCTTCGTTACTCGTGATGCTCGTGAAGTTGAACGTAAGAAAGTCGGCCTGCGTAAAGCACGTCGTCGTCCGCAGTTCTCCAAACGTTAATTGTTTCTGCCTCGGCAGCAGCAGTTGCAAAAAACCCGGCGCTTCGCGCTGGGTTTTTTTATGCGTAAAAAGCGCTAAAACGGAGGTGAATCCTGCCTTTTTAGCGGCAATTCTTTTTCCCCATCCCCACAAGCTGCCTAAAATCTGGTAAACTGACTGTCACTTTGCGCCCGTTAAACGGAGAGCGTCCTGACAGGAAGAGGATTGACGTCGCTCCGGCTGGCGGGTGGTTTCGTCAAGCAGGTTAGTCGCCGCGCGGTTGGCTATTCGCACTGTATTCTGGATAAACTTGGAGGTTTTCATGGCTGTCGCTGCCAACAAACGTTCGGTAATGACGCTGTTTTCTGGTCCGACTGACATTTTCAGCCATCAGGTGCGTATCGTACTGGCAGAAAAAGGTGTCAGCGTAGAGATCGAGCAGGTTGAAATGGATAATCTGCCGCAGGATCTGATTGACCTCAACCCGTATCGTACCGTGCCTACGCTGGTCGATCGTGAGCTGACGCTGTATCAATCACGCATCATTATGGAATACCTCGACGAACGCTTCCCGCATCCGCCGTTGATGCCTGTTTATCCGGTCGCACGTGGTGAAAGCCGTCTGATGATGCACCGTATCGAGCAGGACTGGTACAGCCTGATGCGCACCATCGAAACCGGCTCCGCTCAGCAGGCGGAAACGGCACGTAAGCAGCTGCGTGAAGAGCTGCTGGCCATTGCGCCGCTGTTTACCCGTACGCCTTTCTTCCTGAGCGAAGAGTTCAGCCTGGTTGATTGCTATCTGGCTCCGCTGCTGTGGCGTTTGCCGCTGCTTGGCGTGGAACTGGTGGGTAGCGGTACGAAAGAACTTAAAGGCTATATGACGCGCGTATTCGAGCGTGACTCTTTCCTCGCTTCGTTGACCGAAGCAGAACGCGAAATGCGCCTGCAAGCCCGGGGCTAACGTATGGAAATGTCTCAGCTTACCGCTCGCCGTCCTTACCTGCTGCGCGCTTTCTATGAGTGGCTGTTAGACAACCAGCTTACGCCGCATCTGGTGGTGGATATTAATCTGCCTGGCGTACTGGTGCCGCTTGAATATGCCCGTGACGGACAGATTGTGTTAAACATCGCACCACGTGCGGTGGGCAATCTGGAATTAGGAAATGACGAAGTGCGTTTTAACGCGCGCTTCGGCGGCGTTCCTCGCCAGGTTACCGTACCCATTGCGGCGGTACTGGCTATCTATGCGCGTGAGAATGGGGCGGGCACTATGTTTGAGCCTGAACCCGCTTATGAACTGCAGGATACCGATGATCTGGCAACGGGGCAGGAAGAAACGGTCATGTCCGTGATTGACGGCGACCGCCCTGATGATGCCGAACCCGACGGTGATAATCCTGATGACGATCCGCCGCCACGCGGCGGGCGTCCAGCCTTACGCGTCGTTAAGTAATCATAAAAAAAGCCCGCGGATAAACCTGCGGGCTTTTTTGATCGACAGCCTAATCAGACTTCCAGGTAATTCATAATCCCTTCTGCGGCTTTACGCCCTTCAGCAATGGCGGTGACCACTAAATCGGAACCGCGAACCGCATCACCGCCGGCGAAAATTTTCGGGTTAGTGGTCTGGAAGGCATTCTCATGCCCTTCCGGCGCGATGATACGGCCCTGCGCGTCAAGCTCAACGCTAAACTGCTCCAGCCATTCCATCTTATGCGGACGGAAGCCAAAAGCGACCACCACCGCGTCAGCAGGCAAAATATGCTCGGAGCCGGCCACGATCTCAGCGCGACGGCGACCCTGCGCATCGGGCTGGCCCATTTCCGTACGGGCAACCCGGACGCCGCAGACGCGGCCGTTCCCGTTCACTTCCACCCCTAACGGCTGCAGATTGAACTGGAACTCTACACCTTCTTCACGCGCATTTTTAACTTCACGGCGCGAACCCGGCATGTTCTCTTCATCACGACGATAGGCGCAGGTGACGTGCGTCGCGCCCTGACGGATAGAGGTGCGCACGCAGTCCATCGCCGTATCGCCGCCGCCCAGTACTACTACGCGTTTGCCTTGCATATTGATATAAGGCTGCTCTGCCAGCTCGTCAAAGCCCATGATATGACGCGTATTGGCAATCAGGAACGGCAGGGCATCGAACACGCCCGGCGCATCTTCATTTTCCAGGCCGCCACGCATCGACTGATAGGTGCCAACACCAAGGAATACCGCGTCGTAATCACCAAGCAGATCGCTTAACTGGATATCGCGGCCCACTTCGGTATTAAGCTGGAACTCAATGCCCATGCCGGTAAACAGCTCGCGGCGACGCGTCATCACCTCTTTTTCCAGCTTGAAGGCTGGGATACCGAAGGTCAACAAACCGCCAATCTCCGGGTGACGATCGTAAACCACCGCTTTAACGCCGTTGCGGGTTAAGACATCAGCGCAGGCGAGACCGGCCGGACCCGCGCCGATAATCGCCACGCGCTTCCCGGTGGGTTTAACGTGCGACAGATCGGGACGCCAGCCCATCTCCATCGCTTTATCGTTGATATAGCGTTCAATATTGCCGATGGTGACGGCACCAAACTCGTCGTTAAGCGTACAGGAGCCTTCGCACAGGCGATCCTGCGGGCAAACGCGCCCGCAGACCTCCGGCAGACTGTTAGTCTGGTGCGATAGCTCGGCCGCTTCGATAATTCTTCCCTCATTAGCCAGCTTCAGCCAGTTTGGGATGTAGTTATGAACCGGACACTTCCATTCGCAGTAGGGGTTACCGCATGACAAACAGCGATCCGCCTGGGCTTTCGCCTGGCTTCCCGAAAAAGGTTCGTAGATTTCTACAAACTCAATTTTACGGATCTTGAGCGGCTTCTTCGGCGGATCAACGCGCTGCAAGTCGATAAACTGATAAACGTTTTGACTCATTGTGACCTCTTACTGCGCCTGCACCCGCAGCTCGGCTGCGGAACGACTACGATGCCCCAACAATGCTTTGACATCACTGGATTTAGGTTTGACCAGCGCAAACCGGGACGACCATTCTGGCCAGTTAGCCAGCATCTCTTCGCCACGCGCCGATCCGGTATGCTGAACATGCTCGGTGATTAAGCCGCGCAGATGCTCTTCATGAATCGCCAGCTCATCCACGCTCAGCACTTCCACCAGCTCCGGGTTAACGCGTTTGCGGAACTCGCCATCTTCATCCAGCACATAGGCAAAACCGCCGGTCATGCCTGCGCCAAAGTTGACGCCGGTTTTACCCAGGATACAAACAATGCCGCCGGTCATATATTCACAACCGTTATCGCCAATGCCTTCCACCACGGTAATCGCGCCAGAGTTACGCACGGCGAAACGCTCGCCTGCGCGGCCTGCCGCAAACAATTTGCCGCCGGTCGCGCCATACAGGCAGGTATTGCCGGCGATTGTCGCTTCGTGGCTGCGGAATGCCGAACCGACCGGCGGACGAATAGCCAGAATACCGCCAGCCATCCCTTTGCCGACATAGTCATTGGCGTCGCCGGTCAGGGTTTGCTCTACGCCGCCAGCGTTCCACACGCCGAAGCTTTGACCTGCCGTACCGCTGTAGTGCACGCGGATCGGATCGGCGGCCAGCCCCTGATCGCCATGGATCGCGGCGATAGCGCCGGAAAGCGTAGCGCCGACGGAGCGATCGGTGTTGCGAATATCAAACCAGAAGGTTTTGCTCTGTTTCGCTTCCACGTAAGGCATCGCCTGCTGCAACAACGCTTTGTTCAGATCGCCATTATCAAACGGCGGATTGCTGCTCTCGGTGCAGTAAACCGCTTTACCGGGCATTGGCGTGGCCGTCACCAGCAGCGAAGAGAGATCCAGGTTCTGCTGTTTCGCCGTGAAGCCATCCAGCACTTTTAACAGATCGGTGCGGCCAATCAGATCCACCAGCCGTTTCACTCCCAGCTCCGCCATGATTTCTCGCGTTTCCTGCGCGATAAACTGGAAGTAGTTAGTGACGCGATACGGCAGCCCGTGATAGTGATTTTTACGCAGCTTTTCATCCTGGGTTGCCACGCCGGTCGCGCAGTTATTCAGGTGGCAAATACGCAGGTATTTACAGCCCAGCGCCACCATCGGCCCGGTGCCAAAGCCAAAGCTTTCGGCGCCGAGGATCGCGGCTTTAATGATATCGCGGCCGGTTTTCAGACCGCCGTCAACCTGCAGGCGAATCTTATGACGCAGACCGTTGGCCACCAGCGCCTGCTGCGTTTCCACCAGCCCCAGCTCCCACGGACAGCCGGCATATTTTACCGAGCTGAGCGGGCTGGCGCCGGTGCCGCCGTCATAGCCAGCGATAGTGATCAGATCGGCATAGGCTTTCGCCACGCCGGTAGCGATGGTGCCCACGCCCGGTTCGGAAACCAGCTTCACGGAGATCATCGCCTTAGGGTTAACCTGTTTCAGATCGAAAATCAGCTGCGCCAGATCCTCAATCGAATAGATGTCATGATGCGGCGGCGGTGAAATCAGGGTAACGCCCGGTACGGAATAACGCAGCTTAGCGATATAAGGGGTCACCTTATCGCCCGGCAGCTGACCGCCTTCGCCAGGTTTCGCGCCCTGCGCCACTTTAATCTGGATAACATCCGCGTTAACCAGATAAGCCGGCGTTACGCCAAAGCGGCCGGAAGCCACCTGTTTAATGCGCGAGACCTTATTCGTGCCGTAACGCGCCGGATCTTCGCCGCCTTCGCCGGAGTTAGAATAACCGCCCAGGCTGTTCATCGCCTCGGCCAGGGATTCATGGGCTTCCGGGCTCAGCGCGCCGATAGACATCGCCGCGGTATCAAAGCGTTTGTAAAGCTCGCTGGCGGGCTCAACCTCATCCAGCCTGACCGGCTGGGTGCCCGGCTGGATCGCCAGCAGATCGCGCAGAGTAGCGACCGGGCGCTCATTAACTTCGCGGGCGTAGTGCTGATAATCGCTATATTCGCCGCTCTGTACCGCTTTTTGCAGCGTGGCCACCACGTCCGGGTTATAGGCGTGATATTCCCCGCCATGCACATACTTCAGCAGCCCGCCCTGATCGAGCGGCTTACGCTGCAGCCAGGCGCGTTTCGCCAGGTTGACCAGGTCCTGCTGGAAATCAGCGAAGCTGGCACCATTAATACGGCTGACGACGCCCTGGAAGCAGAGCGAAGAAACCTCTTTATGCAGGCCAACCGCTTCGAACAGCTTAGAGCAGCGGTACGAGGCGATGGTAGAGATGCCCATTTTGGACATGATCTTGTACAGGCCTTTGTTGATACCGTTACGGTAGTTCAACATCAGCGTACGGTAATCTTTCTCGATCACGCCGCTGTCTGCCATTTTCGCCAGCGACTCATAGGCGAGATAAGGATAAATAGCCGTCGCGCCGAAGCCCAGCAGCACGGCGAAATGGTGCGGATCGCGCGCGCTGGCGGTTTCGACAATGATATTGGCATCGCAGCGCAGATTTTTTTCCACCAGGCGTGCCTGAATGGCACCAACCGCCATCGGGGCCGGCACCGGCAGACGCTGTTCCGCAATGGCGCGATCGGAGAGCACCAGCAGCACCGTACCGTTACGCACCATGCTTTCAGCGCGATCGCACAGCTGGTGCATCGTCGCTTCCAGCGTCTGTTCGGCTGGGTTAAAGGTACAGTCCAGCGTATCGGCGCGGTAGTATTCGCCCTCCATCGTCGTCAGCTGACGGAAATCAGAATAGAGCAGGATCGGCGATTTAAACGAGACGCGATGCGCCTGGCCTTCCGCTTCGCAGAAGACATTCATCTCACGACCGATACTGGTCGCCAGCGACATCACATGATTTTCGCGCAGCGGATCGATCGGCGGGTTAGTGACCTGCGCGAACTGCTGGCGGAAGTAGTCATAGATAATGCGCGGA
This Mixta hanseatica DNA region includes the following protein-coding sequences:
- the sspA gene encoding stringent starvation protein SspA; protein product: MAVAANKRSVMTLFSGPTDIFSHQVRIVLAEKGVSVEIEQVEMDNLPQDLIDLNPYRTVPTLVDRELTLYQSRIIMEYLDERFPHPPLMPVYPVARGESRLMMHRIEQDWYSLMRTIETGSAQQAETARKQLREELLAIAPLFTRTPFFLSEEFSLVDCYLAPLLWRLPLLGVELVGSGTKELKGYMTRVFERDSFLASLTEAEREMRLQARG
- a CDS encoding glutamate synthase small subunit; its protein translation is MSQNVYQFIDLQRVDPPKKPLKIRKIEFVEIYEPFSGSQAKAQADRCLSCGNPYCEWKCPVHNYIPNWLKLANEGRIIEAAELSHQTNSLPEVCGRVCPQDRLCEGSCTLNDEFGAVTIGNIERYINDKAMEMGWRPDLSHVKPTGKRVAIIGAGPAGLACADVLTRNGVKAVVYDRHPEIGGLLTFGIPAFKLEKEVMTRRRELFTGMGIEFQLNTEVGRDIQLSDLLGDYDAVFLGVGTYQSMRGGLENEDAPGVFDALPFLIANTRHIMGFDELAEQPYINMQGKRVVVLGGGDTAMDCVRTSIRQGATHVTCAYRRDEENMPGSRREVKNAREEGVEFQFNLQPLGVEVNGNGRVCGVRVARTEMGQPDAQGRRRAEIVAGSEHILPADAVVVAFGFRPHKMEWLEQFSVELDAQGRIIAPEGHENAFQTTNPKIFAGGDAVRGSDLVVTAIAEGRKAAEGIMNYLEV
- the gltB gene encoding glutamate synthase large subunit, whose product is MLYDKSLEKDNCGFGLIAHIEGEPSHKVVRTAIHALARMQHRGAILADGKTGDGCGLLLQKPDRFFRIVAQEQNWRLAKNYAVGMLFLSQDDEQARASRRIVEEEVLRETLSIVGWRDVPTNQDVLGEIALSSLPRIEQIFINAPAGWRPRDMERRLYMARRRIEKRIEALGDKEFYICSFSNQVNIYKGLCMPADLPRFYLDLADLRLESAICLFHQRFSTNTVPRWPLAQPFRYMAHNGEINTIAGNRQWARARAYKFQTPLIPDLQDASPFVNETGSDSSSMDNMLELFLNGGMDLIRAMRLLVPPAWQNNPNMDPELRAFFDFNSMHMEPWDGPAGIVMSDGRYAACNLDRNGLRPARYVITKDKLITCASEVGIWDYQPDEVLEKGRVGPGELMVIDTRAGRILHSAETDNDLKSRHPYQSWMEKNVKRLVPFEELPDDQVGSRELDDTTLATYQKQFGYSSEELDQIIRVLGENGQEAVGSMGDDTPFAVLSSRPRIIYDYFRQQFAQVTNPPIDPLRENHVMSLATSIGREMNVFCEAEGQAHRVSFKSPILLYSDFRQLTTMEGEYYRADTLDCTFNPAEQTLEATMHQLCDRAESMVRNGTVLLVLSDRAIAEQRLPVPAPMAVGAIQARLVEKNLRCDANIIVETASARDPHHFAVLLGFGATAIYPYLAYESLAKMADSGVIEKDYRTLMLNYRNGINKGLYKIMSKMGISTIASYRCSKLFEAVGLHKEVSSLCFQGVVSRINGASFADFQQDLVNLAKRAWLQRKPLDQGGLLKYVHGGEYHAYNPDVVATLQKAVQSGEYSDYQHYAREVNERPVATLRDLLAIQPGTQPVRLDEVEPASELYKRFDTAAMSIGALSPEAHESLAEAMNSLGGYSNSGEGGEDPARYGTNKVSRIKQVASGRFGVTPAYLVNADVIQIKVAQGAKPGEGGQLPGDKVTPYIAKLRYSVPGVTLISPPPHHDIYSIEDLAQLIFDLKQVNPKAMISVKLVSEPGVGTIATGVAKAYADLITIAGYDGGTGASPLSSVKYAGCPWELGLVETQQALVANGLRHKIRLQVDGGLKTGRDIIKAAILGAESFGFGTGPMVALGCKYLRICHLNNCATGVATQDEKLRKNHYHGLPYRVTNYFQFIAQETREIMAELGVKRLVDLIGRTDLLKVLDGFTAKQQNLDLSSLLVTATPMPGKAVYCTESSNPPFDNGDLNKALLQQAMPYVEAKQSKTFWFDIRNTDRSVGATLSGAIAAIHGDQGLAADPIRVHYSGTAGQSFGVWNAGGVEQTLTGDANDYVGKGMAGGILAIRPPVGSAFRSHEATIAGNTCLYGATGGKLFAAGRAGERFAVRNSGAITVVEGIGDNGCEYMTGGIVCILGKTGVNFGAGMTGGFAYVLDEDGEFRKRVNPELVEVLSVDELAIHEEHLRGLITEHVQHTGSARGEEMLANWPEWSSRFALVKPKSSDVKALLGHRSRSAAELRVQAQ
- the sspB gene encoding ClpXP protease specificity-enhancing factor, coding for MEMSQLTARRPYLLRAFYEWLLDNQLTPHLVVDINLPGVLVPLEYARDGQIVLNIAPRAVGNLELGNDEVRFNARFGGVPRQVTVPIAAVLAIYARENGAGTMFEPEPAYELQDTDDLATGQEETVMSVIDGDRPDDAEPDGDNPDDDPPPRGGRPALRVVK